ACGGTCGATGGTTCGAATCCATTTCTAGGCACCATCTGTTTATTACACTCTTTCGGATGAAGGAGTGTTTTTTTATTCTCACTCCCTTCCCTTCAAATTTTGAATCATAATAGCTACAAATATCAAAAGACACCCTATTCCTACTTGTTTTGTCATTTTTTCATTTAAGTAATATATAGCAAATACAGATCCAAAAGCAGATTGTAAAGTTAAAATCAATGCTGTTCTTGTTGAAGATATATATTTTTGAACTATATTCTGTATAGCAAAAGGAATCACTGTACTCACTATAACTAAATAACCCAAAGTCCATTTTATATCTGGCAGAATAGATAGATTATATCCCTCTGTCACCCCAGTTAAAACTATAAAGAGAATAGCAGTTACTATGAATTGAAGAATTGTTAATGCTATAGGATCTGAGTCACCACTATATTTCTCTATAGCTACCATATGAGTTGCAAAAAAGAAAGAGCAACACACAGCTACTAAATCCCAAATATTAAAGTCCACACCTTTTTCAATTGTTAAAAAACCTAGTCCAACAGTAGCTATTATTGCACTGCCTATTGTATATCTATCCAATTTTTTCTTATTTATTATCCAAGATAGAAACGGAACAATAAGTACATATGAAGCAATTATAAAGGAAAACTTTGAAGCTGTTGTAAATCTTATACTAATTATCATAAAATAAAAAGCTAAAAACATAAAAATTCCTATTATTCCCCCTCTTTTAAGATCTACTTTTTTCATATTTTTTACTTTTCCAAAATATAACAAACTCAAAAGTATAGCTGAAAAACTGAATCTAAACATCATTAAAGAGTACGGTTTTACTACTCCCAAAGTATCTTTTATCACTGCAAATGTCGT
This region of Fusobacterium sp. SYSU M8D902 genomic DNA includes:
- a CDS encoding DMT family transporter, which codes for MGKNKRNGMVASIILVVVALVWGTTFAVIKDTLGVVKPYSLMMFRFSFSAILLSLLYFGKVKNMKKVDLKRGGIIGIFMFLAFYFMIISIRFTTASKFSFIIASYVLIVPFLSWIINKKKLDRYTIGSAIIATVGLGFLTIEKGVDFNIWDLVAVCCSFFFATHMVAIEKYSGDSDPIALTILQFIVTAILFIVLTGVTEGYNLSILPDIKWTLGYLVIVSTVIPFAIQNIVQKYISSTRTALILTLQSAFGSVFAIYYLNEKMTKQVGIGCLLIFVAIMIQNLKGRE